A stretch of Paenibacillus sp. URB8-2 DNA encodes these proteins:
- a CDS encoding methyl-accepting chemotaxis protein, translating to MQLLISVEENLDRIGGSEADGETGQAAKDNILLRQKEIGQNDQVSRKKREVAQTETVSFSEKDVPSGQSSVISLTDYCLSVPEIEQQLGCFEALAVFRDNPTAPCLVVKDGEGSPAGLLMRDAFHRQLSGRFAAELFYAHPASRFADKEALMVDCKASPSELIGRALRRTEERFYDCVIVTEDGRLKGVLTVRDLMVLSGRLQDRAEQERRLAVEGSCVHVGEMESVLQEAASAAETARAECSRMEQWITAGSGKLEHVHNSYLRVEDRMAEQRSQVEELLQNVSGIASLTEEIGGIAGTSELLALNASIEAAHAGVHGQGFQVVAGEVRSLAHHTRRLTASISSLLGRIGDLAARTAELTGAATGDISGSAEEVAAAKKLFSSLQSAVSTVEQADETACRLAKQSVDRALEVKSRLKAMSDFTER from the coding sequence GTGCAGTTACTCATTTCGGTTGAGGAGAACTTGGACAGGATCGGCGGTTCGGAAGCAGATGGAGAAACCGGTCAGGCGGCAAAAGACAACATTTTGCTAAGACAAAAGGAAATCGGGCAAAATGATCAAGTGTCGCGGAAAAAAAGAGAGGTGGCACAGACGGAAACCGTGTCATTCAGCGAAAAGGATGTACCGTCAGGCCAATCCTCGGTCATATCGCTTACGGATTACTGCCTCTCCGTTCCGGAAATTGAACAGCAACTCGGCTGCTTTGAGGCGCTTGCGGTATTTCGCGATAACCCGACTGCTCCATGTCTTGTCGTCAAGGACGGGGAGGGAAGTCCTGCCGGCCTTCTGATGCGTGACGCTTTTCACCGCCAATTATCGGGCAGGTTCGCGGCCGAATTGTTTTATGCTCATCCGGCATCCCGTTTTGCGGATAAGGAAGCTCTTATGGTGGACTGCAAAGCCTCGCCTTCTGAACTGATCGGACGGGCTTTGCGGCGAACGGAAGAGCGATTCTACGATTGCGTTATCGTAACGGAGGATGGAAGACTCAAAGGGGTTCTGACCGTAAGGGATCTAATGGTGCTTTCCGGCCGTCTTCAGGATCGGGCGGAGCAGGAGCGCCGGCTTGCCGTGGAAGGAAGCTGTGTTCATGTTGGCGAAATGGAATCGGTGCTGCAGGAAGCGGCATCCGCTGCCGAAACGGCCCGCGCAGAATGCAGCCGGATGGAGCAGTGGATCACTGCTGGCTCAGGAAAACTGGAACATGTACATAACTCGTATCTGCGGGTGGAAGATCGGATGGCTGAGCAGCGGAGCCAGGTTGAGGAGCTGCTCCAAAATGTATCAGGGATCGCTTCCCTTACGGAAGAGATCGGCGGGATTGCCGGGACCAGCGAGCTGCTTGCGCTGAACGCCTCCATTGAAGCCGCGCATGCCGGTGTACACGGACAGGGGTTTCAAGTCGTCGCGGGCGAGGTCCGCTCGCTGGCCCATCATACCCGTCGCCTGACGGCAAGCATTTCTTCGCTGCTTGGAAGAATCGGCGATTTGGCCGCCCGCACGGCGGAGCTGACCGGAGCCGCTACCGGCGATATTAGCGGCAGTGCGGAGGAAGTAGCGGCTGCTAAGAAACTCTTCTCAAGCCTTCAATCCGCGGTTTCCACCGTGGAGCAGGCAGATGAGACAGCCTGCCGGTTGGCGAAGCAGAGTGTGGACCGGGCCTTGGAGGTCAAGAGCAGACTGAAAGCGATGAGTGATTTTACAGAGCGTTAA
- the pstB gene encoding phosphate ABC transporter ATP-binding protein PstB, whose translation MKSTVDIEKKTIIDIEKLDLYYESFHALKSMDLQIPEKAVTAFIGPSGCGKSTLLRTLNRMNDMIPGTRIEGKVLIGGTDIYGGGIEVESLRKRVGMVFQQPNPFPKSIYDNVAYGPRLHGSPPKAELDELVEQSLRQSALWDEVKDFLKKSALSLSGGQQQRLCIARALAVQPDILLMDEATSALDPVSTQKIEELVQELRDRYTIVMVTHNMHQAARVSNLTVFFLNGVIVESEDTEQLFSNPKDSRTEDYISGRFG comes from the coding sequence ATGAAGTCCACCGTTGACATAGAAAAGAAGACCATCATTGACATAGAAAAGCTGGATCTCTACTACGAATCCTTTCATGCGCTCAAAAGCATGGATTTGCAGATCCCGGAGAAGGCGGTTACCGCGTTCATCGGGCCATCCGGCTGTGGGAAATCAACGCTGCTGCGCACCTTGAACCGTATGAACGATATGATTCCCGGAACCCGGATCGAAGGCAAGGTCCTGATTGGCGGCACGGATATCTACGGAGGCGGCATCGAGGTGGAAAGCCTGCGCAAGCGGGTAGGAATGGTTTTTCAGCAGCCGAATCCTTTTCCAAAATCAATTTACGATAATGTAGCTTACGGCCCCCGTCTGCACGGCAGCCCTCCAAAAGCGGAACTCGATGAACTGGTGGAGCAAAGTCTGCGGCAGTCGGCTTTGTGGGACGAAGTCAAGGACTTCCTCAAGAAATCCGCGCTGAGCCTGTCCGGCGGACAGCAGCAGCGGCTCTGCATTGCCAGAGCGCTTGCCGTACAACCCGACATCCTGCTGATGGATGAAGCGACTTCCGCGCTTGACCCTGTTTCAACGCAGAAGATCGAAGAGCTTGTCCAAGAACTGCGGGACCGGTATACGATCGTCATGGTGACGCACAATATGCACCAGGCGGCGAGAGTATCGAACTTGACGGTGTTCTTCCTGAACGGCGTAATTGTCGAGTCGGAGGACACGGAACAGTTATTCTCGAATCCGAAAGATTCGCGCACCGAAGATTATATTTCCGGCAGATTCGGCTAA
- the phoU gene encoding phosphate signaling complex protein PhoU has translation MIRRLEFDKNLEELRSLLREMGEHVIGALEGAVLSLQQHDTTRAQEIVAADVHLNAMEEKIMDIGSRLIITQQPVAKDLRRIIVAFKISSDLERMGDLALDVAKVTLRIQGQELIKPLVDIPRMAEIVKLMTTEAITAYLDENTDLAHKMALDDDQVDHLYSAMINELYSYMIKKPDAVSQAMLLTLVGRYIERIADHATNIGESVVYLVTGKRPDLNR, from the coding sequence ATGATTCGAAGACTGGAATTTGACAAAAACCTTGAAGAACTGCGCAGCTTGCTGCGTGAAATGGGCGAGCATGTAATCGGCGCGCTGGAAGGCGCCGTGCTTTCTCTGCAGCAGCACGATACGACCCGGGCGCAGGAAATCGTAGCGGCTGACGTCCACCTCAATGCAATGGAAGAAAAGATTATGGACATCGGCTCGCGTCTCATCATTACACAGCAGCCGGTAGCCAAGGATTTGCGCAGAATAATCGTCGCATTCAAAATATCGAGCGATCTTGAGCGGATGGGAGATCTGGCGCTGGACGTGGCGAAGGTGACTCTGCGAATTCAGGGTCAGGAGCTGATCAAGCCGCTGGTGGACATTCCGCGGATGGCGGAAATCGTAAAGCTCATGACAACAGAAGCGATTACCGCCTATCTGGACGAGAACACGGATCTGGCGCATAAAATGGCGCTGGATGACGATCAGGTCGATCATTTGTATAGCGCTATGATCAACGAGCTGTACTCCTACATGATTAAGAAGCCTGACGCGGTCTCTCAGGCGATGCTGTTGACGCTTGTGGGCCGGTACATTGAGCGGATCGCCGACCATGCGACCAATATTGGTGAAAGCGTAGTCTATCTGGTGACGGGCAAGCGTCCTGATTTGAACCGGTAG
- the polA gene encoding DNA polymerase I: MDKLILIDGNNVIYRAFFAMPPLTNTAGQQTNAVYGFTTMLLRLIEEHKPSHLIVAFDAGKITFRHEGYQEYKGGRQKTPPELSEQFPLLKDLLRDLGVPQFEIENYEADDIIGSISRQADEAGRQVMIVSGDKDMLQLASEHTTIALIRKGVTDIELYGPEQIREKYDLTPQQIIDLKGLMGDASDNIPGVPGVGEKTALKLLHQFGSVESVIAGTGELKGKMKEKLEAHANDAVMSKKLATIYREVPLTHSWEDMAFHGLKSDTAGPALAKLEFKSLLERLSLSGSAPVSEESSSEAVDLDIVIAGEADLEEVAAALPEVKALHVETNGENPHRTEVIGLALSTPARHYFVPFELLKSGGAEGLRGWLADEHAPKNGYDLHRADLALHWQGISFAGAAHDVQLAAYLLDPTEANQNLSDLVAKYGLPRLAPDEEVFGKGAKYKVPELDILGAHVAAKSAAVLDLVPKQERDLSDTAMSGLFHDLEMPLSRILADMEKQGICVNTDGLRELGREFESTISGLVEQIYEIAGTEFNLNSTKQLGEILFDKLGLPVIKKTKTGYSTDAEVLEKLEPYHEIVQNILQYRTLAKLQSTYVEGLLKEIAPSTGKVHTFYRQTIAATGRLSSQFPNLQNIPIRLEEGRKIRKVFVPSEPGWSILAADYSQIELRVLAHISNDTRLKEAFLHDMDIHTKTAMDVFGVPAEAVDGNMRRSAKAVNFGIVYGISDYGLSQNLNITRKEAGRFIEQYFEVFQGVRRYMDEIVREARKAGYVTTLLERRRYLPEINASNFNLRSFAERTAMNTPIQGTAADIIKLAMIHMDRALFERKLKSRMLLQVHDELVFEVPEDELETMKKLVPEVMEGALKLSVPLKAEVSYGSNWYEAK, encoded by the coding sequence ATGGACAAGCTGATTCTTATAGATGGAAATAATGTCATTTACCGCGCATTCTTCGCCATGCCTCCGCTGACCAATACGGCGGGGCAGCAGACGAACGCCGTATACGGCTTCACTACGATGCTGCTGCGTCTCATCGAGGAGCACAAGCCGAGTCATCTGATCGTCGCGTTCGACGCGGGGAAGATTACCTTCAGGCATGAGGGATACCAGGAGTACAAAGGCGGACGGCAGAAGACCCCGCCCGAGCTTTCGGAGCAGTTCCCTCTGCTGAAAGACCTGCTGCGGGATCTCGGCGTGCCGCAGTTTGAGATCGAGAACTATGAAGCGGACGACATCATTGGCAGCATCTCCCGTCAGGCGGACGAGGCGGGGCGTCAGGTGATGATCGTATCGGGGGACAAGGACATGCTGCAGCTGGCGTCCGAGCATACGACCATTGCGCTGATCCGCAAGGGCGTCACCGATATCGAGTTGTACGGACCGGAGCAAATTCGTGAAAAATACGATTTGACGCCGCAGCAGATTATTGACCTCAAGGGACTGATGGGCGATGCGAGTGACAACATTCCCGGCGTACCGGGTGTCGGCGAGAAGACCGCGCTCAAGCTGCTGCACCAGTTCGGATCGGTGGAAAGCGTGATTGCGGGAACGGGCGAGCTGAAGGGCAAAATGAAGGAAAAGCTGGAGGCGCATGCCAACGACGCCGTCATGAGCAAGAAGCTGGCAACCATTTACCGCGAGGTTCCGCTGACTCATTCGTGGGAGGACATGGCTTTTCACGGCCTGAAGAGCGACACGGCCGGCCCTGCGCTGGCGAAGCTGGAGTTCAAGTCGCTGCTGGAGCGGCTGTCCTTAAGCGGAAGCGCTCCTGTGAGCGAAGAGTCCTCCTCTGAAGCGGTGGACCTTGACATCGTCATTGCAGGCGAAGCGGACCTTGAAGAGGTTGCAGCCGCGCTTCCTGAGGTTAAAGCGCTGCATGTCGAGACGAACGGCGAGAACCCGCACCGCACCGAGGTGATCGGCCTTGCTCTCTCCACGCCGGCGCGGCATTATTTCGTGCCCTTTGAGCTGCTGAAGAGCGGCGGCGCGGAGGGCTTGCGCGGCTGGCTGGCCGACGAGCATGCTCCGAAGAACGGCTACGACCTGCACCGCGCCGATTTGGCGCTGCACTGGCAGGGCATCTCATTCGCCGGAGCAGCGCATGATGTGCAGCTGGCCGCTTACCTGCTCGACCCGACCGAGGCCAACCAGAACCTCAGCGACCTTGTCGCCAAATACGGCCTGCCGCGCCTTGCACCGGACGAAGAGGTATTTGGCAAGGGGGCCAAATACAAAGTGCCGGAGTTGGATATTCTGGGTGCGCATGTCGCTGCCAAGAGCGCAGCCGTGCTTGATCTGGTGCCGAAGCAGGAGCGGGATTTGAGCGATACAGCGATGTCTGGGCTGTTTCATGATCTGGAAATGCCGCTTTCGCGCATTTTGGCCGATATGGAGAAGCAGGGCATCTGCGTAAATACGGATGGCCTCAGGGAACTGGGCCGGGAATTCGAAAGCACGATCTCAGGTCTGGTAGAACAGATCTACGAAATCGCGGGCACGGAGTTCAATCTGAACTCCACGAAGCAGCTAGGGGAGATTTTGTTCGATAAGCTGGGCCTGCCAGTCATCAAGAAGACAAAGACCGGCTATTCCACCGATGCCGAGGTGCTGGAGAAGCTGGAACCTTACCATGAAATTGTGCAAAATATTTTGCAGTACCGCACGCTCGCAAAGCTGCAGTCCACCTACGTGGAAGGGCTTCTGAAGGAAATTGCCCCGTCTACGGGCAAAGTGCACACCTTCTACCGTCAGACGATCGCGGCGACCGGACGGCTGAGCAGCCAGTTCCCGAATCTGCAGAATATTCCGATCCGGCTGGAGGAGGGCCGCAAAATCCGCAAAGTATTCGTGCCCTCCGAGCCGGGCTGGTCGATCCTGGCAGCCGACTACTCGCAGATCGAGCTGCGGGTGCTCGCGCATATTTCGAACGACACGAGGCTGAAGGAAGCCTTTTTGCATGATATGGATATTCATACCAAGACAGCCATGGACGTATTCGGCGTGCCTGCCGAAGCGGTCGACGGCAACATGCGGCGCTCCGCCAAAGCGGTTAATTTCGGTATTGTATACGGCATCAGCGATTACGGCCTTTCCCAGAACCTGAATATTACGCGGAAGGAAGCCGGAAGGTTCATCGAGCAGTATTTCGAGGTGTTCCAGGGCGTACGCCGCTATATGGATGAAATTGTCCGGGAAGCGCGCAAAGCGGGTTATGTCACCACGCTGCTTGAACGCCGCCGTTATCTGCCGGAGATCAATGCGAGCAACTTCAATCTGCGTTCCTTCGCGGAACGGACAGCGATGAATACGCCGATTCAGGGAACCGCGGCCGACATTATCAAGTTGGCGATGATCCATATGGACCGGGCCCTGTTCGAACGGAAGCTGAAGAGCCGCATGCTGCTTCAGGTGCATGACGAATTGGTATTCGAGGTGCCGGAGGATGAGCTGGAGACGATGAAAAAGCTCGTGCCCGAAGTCATGGAAGGCGCGCTGAAGCTGTCTGTTCCGCTCAAGGCTGAGGTAAGTTACGGAAGCAACTGGTATGAAGCGAAATAA
- the mutM gene encoding DNA-formamidopyrimidine glycosylase, with translation MPELPEVETVKRTLNTLVQGKKIQKVTVRLPRIIRRPDDIRIFETMLEGHTIERVERRGKFLRFLLDGLVLVSHLRMEGRYGLHAAGEPLDKHTHVIFHFDDGSELRYTDVRQFGTMDLFLPGEDLNLPPLNKLGLEPLSKGFTPEAFKDLVAGKNTKIKPLLLNQAYVVGIGNIYVDESLHQAGIHPERNAKSLTGDELDRLHQAIVATLSEAVNAGGSSVKSYVNGQGESGSYQHRLRIYGRKDETCYTCGTKVEKSVVGGRGTHFCPSCQPSLLN, from the coding sequence ATGCCGGAATTACCGGAAGTAGAGACCGTCAAGAGAACACTGAACACCTTGGTACAAGGGAAAAAGATACAAAAAGTCACCGTTCGTCTGCCGCGCATTATCCGGCGTCCGGACGATATTCGAATATTTGAAACCATGCTGGAAGGCCATACGATTGAGCGTGTGGAGCGCCGCGGCAAATTTTTGCGCTTCCTGCTCGACGGTCTGGTGCTTGTCTCCCATCTGCGGATGGAAGGACGGTACGGATTGCATGCGGCAGGAGAGCCTTTAGATAAGCATACGCATGTTATTTTTCATTTTGACGATGGGAGCGAACTGCGCTACACGGATGTAAGGCAGTTTGGCACTATGGATCTTTTTCTGCCCGGAGAAGATCTCAATCTACCCCCGCTGAACAAGCTGGGACTGGAACCGCTGAGCAAGGGATTTACGCCCGAAGCGTTTAAGGATCTGGTTGCCGGGAAAAATACAAAAATCAAGCCTTTGCTCCTCAATCAGGCATATGTGGTCGGCATCGGCAATATTTATGTGGATGAGTCCCTGCATCAAGCTGGCATTCATCCGGAGAGAAACGCCAAATCACTCACCGGAGATGAGCTGGACCGTCTTCATCAGGCGATTGTCGCCACGCTATCGGAAGCGGTGAATGCCGGAGGTTCCTCCGTCAAATCGTACGTGAACGGCCAGGGTGAGAGCGGTTCGTATCAGCACCGGCTGCGGATATACGGCCGCAAAGACGAGACCTGCTACACCTGCGGTACGAAGGTGGAGAAGAGCGTAGTGGGGGGACGCGGCACGCATTTTTGCCCAAGCTGCCAGCCGTCTCTTTTAAACTAA